In Ochrobactrum sp. Marseille-Q0166, a single genomic region encodes these proteins:
- the aroQ gene encoding type II 3-dehydroquinate dehydratase — protein sequence MVKTVFVLNGPNLNFLGKREPGIYGVATLDDIEASCKRESEQLGLAVDFRQTNYEGDLVSWIQEAGDKNAYVLINPAAYSHTSVAIHDAIRSAKVTVVEVHLSNIHAREAFRHHSYVSAVAKGVICGFGAEGYLLGLRALAAIAKEEENNGQA from the coding sequence ATGGTAAAAACGGTTTTTGTTCTGAACGGCCCCAATCTCAATTTTCTTGGGAAGCGTGAGCCGGGTATCTACGGTGTGGCAACGCTCGATGATATCGAAGCGAGCTGCAAGCGTGAATCTGAACAATTGGGCCTTGCTGTCGATTTTCGGCAAACGAATTATGAAGGTGATCTGGTCAGCTGGATTCAGGAAGCAGGCGACAAAAATGCCTATGTCCTGATCAATCCAGCAGCATACAGCCACACTTCGGTTGCTATTCACGATGCCATTCGCTCGGCCAAGGTTACGGTCGTGGAAGTGCATTTGTCGAATATTCATGCGCGTGAAGCTTTCCGGCATCACTCCTATGTCTCCGCAGTCGCCAAAGGCGTCATCTGCGGCTTTGGCGCGGAAGGATACCTGCTCGGCCTGCGCGCACTCGCGGCAATTGCCAAAGAAGAAGAAAACAACGGGCAAGCGTAA